In Coleofasciculus sp. FACHB-T130, the DNA window TTACCCAAGAGCGATGACCCTTTAAGGTAACAATTAGGCTGCCGTTCCGCCGCCAAAGTTTCACCGTTTTATCCGCACTGGCAGAGGCGAGAAACTGACCATCTGGGCTAAAAGCAACGCTATTGACTTTGCCAGCGTGCCCTTTGAGAGTAGTTATGAGTGTACCGTCCCGGTGCCAGAGTTTCACCGTTTTGTCATAACTTGCAGAAGCCACCATTTGGCTGTCTGGGCTGAAGCTGACGCTTTTTACTTTGTCTCGATGTCCTTCCAGCGTCGTCAACAGCGTGCCATCCCGTTGCCAAAGTTTCACTGTCCCGTCATCACTCGCAGATGCGATGGTTTGACCATCCGGGCTAAAACTGAGGCTAATGACTGTTCTTTGATGTCCCTCCAGACGGTTATACTCTCTGACGCCGTAGACGGCTTGCTGTAGAACCGTTACCACTCGAATGCGAGTGTCGGGTTTGGCTTCGATAGATTGTTGTAGCTGTCTACCTGCCTTTAAACTTTCCAGCAATGCTTCTAGTTCTTTATTTGAGGCTAGGAGTTCATCTGAGGAGGCACTTAAAGCATTGAGTTGGGCATCGATTTCACCCGTTTCAGCTCGCTGCCATTGCTTTGTGGCAATTCCCACTAGCAATCCTAGTCCTATCAAACCGCTCGTGAGTCCCAGGATAACTTGTCTTCGTTGGCGATCGCGTACTCTCTGCTCTCGTGCTTGCAGAGCCAAACTTGCCTGTATAAAAGTTTGCTCCGTTGAACTCAGATCCGCTGAACGTTCGGCGTACCAATGTTGAGCTTCTAATAACGGCGCACCTCGCCACAGTACCCCCTCATCTTGCTGGCTATCCCATTGTCGCAAAGCTATCCGCAATCGCTCCTGCCAAGTCCGGAAGCTGCGGTTATCTTCTAGCCACTGGCGCAAGCGTTGCCACTCTCGAATCAGCGCTTCATGGACGATTTCGACAGTTTCAACGCTTGTTGCTTCATCTTGTCTGGTGACAACCAAACGTGCATCCGCTAGGCGCGTAACTAAGTTCCAATTGTCTTGTCCTACGTCGGTGCGGGTAGCGATGCGGCGAGTATCGGCGGTGCCTTCACCGGGATGCACTAATTGGAGAAAGATACGCTTTGCCTGTTGCTGTGCTTCCGGTTTGAGTGCCGCGTACACCTGTTCGGCATAACTGGCGAGTGCTTGTTCGACACCTCCAATGGCATCATAAGCAGCATGAGTGAGGATACCATTGCATTGTTGTTCCCACAGCAAGGTTAGGGCAAACTCCAGTAAAGGCAAAGAACCGGGTTCGCAGCTAACGGCATCTAGTATGCGCGATCGCAATCCTTCCTCGATCTGTACACCTAAATTTTGGGCTGGTTTTGCGATCGCTGCTTGCAGTTCTAAGCGGCTCATTTGCCCTAAAAATTCTGGAGGGAAGCGCTGCAATGCAGAGGCAAAGGGATGGTAAGAAAGGGCGTATTCGCAGAAATCCGCTCGTAAAGTGAGAATTAGGGTAAAACTGGGTATCTGGTTGACAGCAGTTAACAATTCATCTTGAAAGCGTTGACGGATTTCAGCTTCCTGACAAAGCGCGTACAATTCCTCAAACTGATCGGCAAATAAAAGCAGATGGTCAGTTGTGGGAGTTTTATCTAGAATTCGCTCTAACACAGCGATTAATGGCAAGTCACCCTGCTGAATTGCTGTTGCTAGTTTGTTGATTTCAACCAAACGATCTGTTTCACGCAACTGCGGTTCTAATAGGGGAATTAGCTGTTCTGCCAGTTTTAAAAAAGGACGATTCCCCGGACGAAAGCTAACAATTAGCCAGTTTTCTATCTGACGCAGACGTGGAATTAAGCCTGCAAATACTGCGGAAGATTTGCCGCTACCGGAAGGACCAATCGCAGCGACGAGTGGCTGATTATATACCGCTTTCAACAGTTTCTCAGTGAAAGCTTCTCTACCGAAGAAAAACGGTGCATCGGCTTCTTGAAATGCAGACAAACCCCGATAGGGACAGGGAACTTGCCCAGTTTGTACGGGCACAACACTGCCGTGCTCGTACCCGTCAAGAGACCCTTTTCCTCTATCATGTAATCCTTGCCAAATGATGGGCACCGCCGTGGGATTTTGGCATATTACTGGCAACCAACTGGCGCAGGGACATCGATCCTCTAAAGCTTGCAGATGTTCTCGCGCTTCTCGCACAGATGTATAAAAAGACTCGCCCCTAGAAAAAGCAGTGAGAAAAGACTTGAGAAATTCCTGAGCAACCAAGTCAGGGACTGGTTCCCGCATAACAACGATTTGGGGAATATGGAGGCTTTCAAGGGAACGTGCTAAGCCTAGTCCATCGCAGGAATTGAAAACTGCCAGTTGTAAGCCGCGTTCTATTGCTCTTCTCAGAGCATAGGTTAACTCGGTGATGGATAAGCGATCGCTACCATTAATTTCAATCTCGCCCGTTTCGCCACAAGCAAGGCTAGAACTATGTCCAGCAAAAAATAAAATATCCCACCCATCTGAGTCCCAAAGTTGTTGATATAACTGGCGGCGTTGCGGTTCGACTAAAAAGACAATTTCTGCATCACAAAGAAAACTTGAAAGCAACTGTCGGTCTGCTTCAATATCAATACCGTTACCGTTGCCCAAAATCGCTAAAATTCTAGGCTTTTCCCGAAATTGCCCTAAATTTTCCACCCGTTCGTAAGCTGTTGCCCCCAGCGCTACTTCTGCCTTGGGGTAACGCTCAAAAAAATCCCATAAATGCCAGGGGAGTCGTCGCAGTTGGTTGTCTTCTATTTGCAGAATCAACCGCACTGTATCGGTTGGTAATAATTTTTCGAGTAATTTTTCTCGAATCGGGCGAAAAGACTCAGCTTTGAGCCAGATTGTCAAACTATCTGCTAAGGTCTGAGCAGACTCGCGGCAAGCGTCAAGTAAATCTTTTGGAGAACCCTGAGTAATTTGTCCCCCTCTTTCTTCCAAGCGAAACAGGAACGACAAACTGCGATAGAGAGACTGCCAGTGTTCGTATTGTTCCAGTAACTGAGTTGCTGGAGGCAATTTACCTTTGGCACGGGTGGTAACAGCATGGTTGCCTTCTTCCCGAATTTCCAGCGTTGCGACTGCTCCCAGATGCAAGTCACCATCGATATCCAGGATGACTAATTTTTCCATCGCTGCCTGCTTTCGGGAACTTCCAGAATTAAGTCATTACAGCATTAATATAGGCTTAAACCTTGCCGAGATGAGACCAGGGGAGAGCGTTTCTATTCCACCGAGATTAGAGGATGTTTTAAAAGTGAGGGCAATGCAGGCGCTTGCTGTGTCAATAGATCGCCAAAATGTAGGCGATCGCTCGTTGATGTCGGTGGACTTCAAGAAGTGGTGGGAGAAGCGATCACCTACAATAGAGTCAAAAATCCTCTGTGCCAACATCATGCAAATCGTTCTACCACCTGAAGTTGAAGCCCTTGTGCAGCGCCAACTTATCAGTGGCAAATACAATAGCGCGATCGAAGTCATCCTTGCAGGTGTCAAACTCCTTGAACAACAGCAAGACATCTACCAAGGACGACTACAAGAACTCCAACAGGACGCACTTGAGGAGGCTTACCGACAAGCATCACAAGAAATTGACCCAACTTGGGATGTAACAATTGCGGATGGATTGACTAATGAAACGTGGTGAAATTTATTATGCTAATCTCAGTCCTGCGGTTGGTTCTGAGATGGATAAACGTCGCCCGGTGCTAATAGTCAGCAATGATATTAATAACCGCGCCGCCACAACAGTAACAATTTTGCCAATTACATCTAATATTAGCCGTGTCTATGCTTTTGAAATTTTACTGAATCCAGATGATAGCGGTCTAGCCAAACCTTCTAAGGTGCAGGCGCAGCAAGTAAGGACAATTTCTAAGCAGCGAATTGAGGGCGAACCCGTGGGAACTTTGAGTGAGGAAGTGATGCAATTGGTGGATGCTGCACTTAAATTACATTTAGGGTTGAATTGAAAATAAATGTAATTTAAGAAACTTTTCATTTTCCCTTACTACTGTACCTGGGTTATTTGAAAACTGCTATAAACCCACTCAGACAAGACCTTTATTATCTAGAAATCCTTAGATGACAAAAGCTTCTGTGATGCTAGTATCTCCTAACGCTACTTTGACACTAAATTGTTCCCCCACTTGTCCGCTGAATTCATATTGCATAAAGGTGTCAGTCCCGCTAGCAGTAATTTCTCGGAAGACTTCCCCAGATTCTGTTAATACCATCAATTTCAGTTGAGGTGGCAGTGTCATTTGTGGATTGACAGAACAAACTTGCAGATGGATGCTTAATCTTTGGCGGTTTTCTGGCTGGATGGTGACAATTAAAACAACTGTATTTGTTTGCAACTCAATTTGCTTTGCTCGTCTTACAGTTAATCTGCGTAATGCGAAAAGAGGCGTTTGGGGCGTCAACACCTCCTCAACTGTCTGCCAACCAGACTCGAAGAGATTTTGTAACCAGTTGTTTAGTTGCGATCGCGTCTTGTTGGGTGCAGCTGACAGCGCCGATTCGAGTTGATCTAAATACTCAATCAGTGCATCCAGAGATTGCAAGTCATTAAGTTGCAGTTCCTCTGGCGGATCGATAGTAGCGATCGCAGGGGTAAATCCAATTAGCTGTGCTTCCTGTAAGTAAACTGGTTCCCCTGGAGTAGAACGCGATCCAAACTGAACTGCCACATAGCCAACTCGGTCTTGCATCGCTTCTGGCGGTAGTGTAACAGATGTCTCCCCAGGCAGGACGGGACGGCACTCTAACTTACCTAAGTTGGGCAAAACCAGATCCGCCACATCAAACATTGCTCGCATACCAGGATGCCAACTGTCGCTTGAGGAGAGATTTGGTTCGTATCTCAGCCATTTTAGATAGCGGTGAACTGCCCAGACAGCTAGGGTATTGAGATATACCCGCACCCCTTTTTCAGGAGTCGCTTGCTCTTGTGCAAATTGTCGCGCCAGCTGATGGGCGGTGTCACTCAGGGGAACGGTAAGAGAAGCAGGTGCAATACTATTCATAAGTTTTCTACATTTGGTTGATAGCCCAAACTTCTAGCGATCGCTTGCAGTAATGGGAGTCCTTTGTTTTTCCAATGCCAGTTCAGGGTGTTGTAATTAATGTTGAGATCCCGTGCTACAAGAGCGAGTTTGTCGGGTGGATACTTTAAGAGCAGCCGCTGGCTGAGGATTTGGCAGTTACACTCTGGATAAGCTTGGGGATGACAACGGCGAAGTTTGCCTTCCGGATCTCGATCAATATATTGCTTTAGCTGAACCCCAATTCTTTGATTTTTCCGCTGTTCCTGTTCTAGCCGGGTTTGGGCTTCTATTTCTAAAAGCGTACAGGGAACTGAAGCCGCCAAGCGATCGCCAAAAGTTTCGCTCCCCTCATCCCCCAAGGGCACATCAAGCGAGAGGGGTGGTTTCCTCAGTTGTTCTTGAAATTCCGCTTGAGGATTCTTGGGATTTTTGGCGCGAGTCTGCTGGGAGGAATGCAAGTCGCGCACTTCATATTTCAGGCGTAATTTCAGGTTAATCCAAGCCACCAAACTCTTCTCTAAAGAAGGCTGTCTGGGTTCAAATTCGTGTATTTCATCAGCCAATTTCAGCAATGTATCATCCAAAGCTTCCAAGTAATCCGGGTGAGCGGATCTCGCCAATCCTGGCAATTGCTGAATTTCTATCAACAGCTGATTCATCGCTTTTCGCCAGCTAAGGCTCCCAGATGGATGCTGACGGACTGCTTCAATTAGTTTGCCAAGCCGCTCATCCCGTTCGTTCATAACAGGGAATTCAGTAAGATTCTCTCCTCTGGGTGTTGAGTCCTATCGAATCCGTCTTCGCTTTTCACAGATTTTATAAACTTTTGTAACAAATATCGGGGATATCCCCACAAGTTTGAGGCAGGTGCCTGAGAGATTTGTAGAGCGATACCTGAATTGATAGGAGGAGATGCCATGAATCATTTTGCGATCCTAATGCACTTTTTGCGCGATCGCCAGAAATTTCTGGAAGAGATTAGTAAAGGGATAAGACTTGAAAACAAGATTGTTTCCTTATTAATTAGTAGTTCCGCGTTTTTTGCACTTTATGGAGCAATTATCGGTTCGTTTAGTGGCGGATTGCAAATGGTTGCTTCAGCAATTAAACTACCTGCTTTGTATTTAATCACGTTGGCTATTTGTTTGCCTACTTTATATTTTTTCGATGTGATTACTGGCTCCAAGCGCAGCTTTGGACAATACCTAGCGTTGCTGTTAGCGTCTATGTCAATCATTGGTGTGATGCTGTTCAGCTTTGCACCCATTATCCTGTTTTTTCGTCTTTCCATTAACGACTATCGATTTTTTCAGCTTTTGAATGTACTGGTTTTTACGATTACTGGTTTGATAGGTATTAATGGTTTTTACCGAGGCATGATATTTATCAACGAACAAGATTCTGATAACCCGAAAAAACGCACAGGAATGATTCGAGGTTGGTTAGTGCTATATGGCTTTGTCGGGAGCCAACTGGGATGGACACTCAGACCTTTTTTTGGGACTCCTGATAAACCTTTCGAGCTATTTCGTAATATTGAAAGTAACTTTTATTTTCACATTTGGCACGTAATTAGTAGCGCACTAGGTTTTCGTTAAGCACGTAACAGGAAGCAACTGATATGCAAGCTGACTTAGAAAATTTGCAAATAACAGCAGAGGATCTTGAGAACCTAGTTGATTTAGATACTAGCACTGCCCTAGCAGTTGATATCTATAGAGGGTTGACCCTCAAAAATCCCAAGCAGATGCTATCAGTTCTCCTGACAGAAATATTGATTTTTATCTTGGTCTTAATTTTTGTTATGCCGGTGAGCCTGATTCTAATCCGCAATGCTGGAACTTTACCTGGAAATACAGATGGTGTCATTAAATTATTAACCCTAATTTCTACTATTTCTCTGTTGGGTGTCTCGATTTGGAATTATTATCTGTGGCAACAAGTTAAACAAGTCAAATCTTTAGCTAGGTTGATAGATAAAGTCGATAAATACAATCGGGTAATTCAAGCGATCGCTCTCATCGATGAACTAGAATCAGCAAGTCGTTCACCCTCTCGCTGTAATAACCTCAGCACTAGAAAAGAAGTCATCCAAGCTTTGAGCATTACTAAAGAAACCTTGAGCAGCGCTTTACAAGCGGAAATGCTCATGAGGAAACATCGTCAATTTCTGAGCAATCATTATGAGTTATTTGCAAATCTTGAAGAAAATCTCACTTCGTTGATGTCATTTAGTCTGAACGATCGCGTAGATGAATATAGTTGTTTGCTCAATGAATCTTTGCAAATTGGGATTAGCGTACATAAGGAATTGAAGAATTAAAGAAACGCCTTAGCAAAGCATAGGCATTAGCGCTTTAGGAGGCTAAAAAAAGAAAATGAAGATAGTTTTACGAAATATCCAGAATCGCAGTTGAAGAAATCATGGTTAATGAGAATTTAATTTCGGGTTGATTGAAACCAAAATTATCAATGGTTTATCAATCATTTTCTAAATAATCGAAAATTTGTTCCTAGGTGTACTTGCATTATGAAGAATCTGCTTCATGCCACATATCACGGCATATTTTGGTTCTGTAATATTACATTTTTGCTGGTTGTCTGCGCTGGGTATTGGCCTGCATATACAGGCGAAATCATTAAGGCTGCGTCGAATAGTCCGATCGAAAGAGAATTTTTCATTACCCTTGCAGTTCTGATTGTGATATCGATTATCTGTACGGTGCTGGGACTGCGGCGTTTCCGTAAGCAACCTTTACAGCTGATGCGTTTGTTTTATGGCGTGGAAGCACCCCTGTTTCTCCTGTGCCTACTCTTCTTTTTCCTCAGACAGGGACTCCGCCTCCGGCTTGCGGAACTCACCCCCGCTAGCGCTTTGATTTTGGGCACAGTGGGCGTTTGTATCGTTGCTTTTTACCTCGAAGTGCTATACGGCTATGCAAAACGTCATCGAGCGATCGCATGGTTGCAAATGATGGCTCACAGTCTGATGCCGGGGGTTGGTGTGTACCTAGGGTTGCTGCTGCTATTTTATGCCGCACCCGCAGCCGCCTTTCTCGTGTACAACTTCTTCCAATTTCAGTGGATAAGGGACTTTGGGTATATATGGGCTTCCGGAAACTGGTGGATGCCCGTCTCTTTTATGCTCTTTTGCGTAAGCGTTATCCTATCCCTGTTCATGCCTTGGATATTGGCAAGCTACTACATTCAATCTGGGCAGCGAATCTTACGTGCTTTTGCGGCTCAGCATGGGCGAAACCGCACTGTTATTGGTTCGGGGACGGTGGTGACTGCTTGGATGATTCTGTGCCTCTCATTCAATGCCCAGCCTCAGATTCAGGCATTTAAACTGTTAGAGAACCCAGCACCATCAGACAGCGAAAAGGCAGCACTTGTAGCCAAGTCCGACTTGATTCGGGATGGACTCCTGAACGCTTACTTTTCTTCTTATCGGTATCTGGGCACTTCAGAAGAAAATGACCATATCCGCGTTATGTATGAGAGCGTTTTTGGCTTACCAGAGCTGCTTTCCCAGTTCTTCCAAGACAGCTACAATCACCTGATGTCGCCGTTTTTATACAACGGTTCCCTAAGAGATATGGAAAAAGCTGGAAAGCTGTACGCCCAGTTTTTTGACAAGCCAATTCAAAAAGCAGAACGACAAGCAATTCAACACGCTTTGCAATCTAGTGGAAATTTGGACGACGCAAAGGCAGGATTGCTAAATATTAACCAGGAAAAGG includes these proteins:
- a CDS encoding CHAT domain-containing protein, whose amino-acid sequence is MEKLVILDIDGDLHLGAVATLEIREEGNHAVTTRAKGKLPPATQLLEQYEHWQSLYRSLSFLFRLEERGGQITQGSPKDLLDACRESAQTLADSLTIWLKAESFRPIREKLLEKLLPTDTVRLILQIEDNQLRRLPWHLWDFFERYPKAEVALGATAYERVENLGQFREKPRILAILGNGNGIDIEADRQLLSSFLCDAEIVFLVEPQRRQLYQQLWDSDGWDILFFAGHSSSLACGETGEIEINGSDRLSITELTYALRRAIERGLQLAVFNSCDGLGLARSLESLHIPQIVVMREPVPDLVAQEFLKSFLTAFSRGESFYTSVREAREHLQALEDRCPCASWLPVICQNPTAVPIIWQGLHDRGKGSLDGYEHGSVVPVQTGQVPCPYRGLSAFQEADAPFFFGREAFTEKLLKAVYNQPLVAAIGPSGSGKSSAVFAGLIPRLRQIENWLIVSFRPGNRPFLKLAEQLIPLLEPQLRETDRLVEINKLATAIQQGDLPLIAVLERILDKTPTTDHLLLFADQFEELYALCQEAEIRQRFQDELLTAVNQIPSFTLILTLRADFCEYALSYHPFASALQRFPPEFLGQMSRLELQAAIAKPAQNLGVQIEEGLRSRILDAVSCEPGSLPLLEFALTLLWEQQCNGILTHAAYDAIGGVEQALASYAEQVYAALKPEAQQQAKRIFLQLVHPGEGTADTRRIATRTDVGQDNWNLVTRLADARLVVTRQDEATSVETVEIVHEALIREWQRLRQWLEDNRSFRTWQERLRIALRQWDSQQDEGVLWRGAPLLEAQHWYAERSADLSSTEQTFIQASLALQAREQRVRDRQRRQVILGLTSGLIGLGLLVGIATKQWQRAETGEIDAQLNALSASSDELLASNKELEALLESLKAGRQLQQSIEAKPDTRIRVVTVLQQAVYGVREYNRLEGHQRTVISLSFSPDGQTIASASDDGTVKLWQRDGTLLTTLEGHRDKVKSVSFSPDSQMVASASYDKTVKLWHRDGTLITTLKGHAGKVNSVAFSPDGQFLASASADKTVKLWRRNGSLIVTLKGHRSWVTSIHFSPDSQTLATASTDKTIRLWHRNGKLLGILKGHTASVNSVSFSPDGQTLASASADTTVKLWRQNRSLGGFETRPYRTFTEHKDLVWAVSFSPDGQTVASAGADKTVQLWRLDGTLVSTLKGHSASIYSVSFSPDGQSLASASADTTVKLWHPNAEKLPTLQKHDSEVRGVSFSPDGQTLVSASADKTVKLWHQDGKLLKTLKGHNGEISSISFSPDGQTFASASADKTIKLWHKDGTLLKTFQGHTASVLSVRFSPDGQTLASASADRTVKLWNRDGTLVDTLIGHQDSVTSVSFSSDGQTLASVSADETVKLWHNGSLLSTLPGHSAGILDVSFSPNGSTFASASADGIVKLWSNGQLLKTLTGHTNRVNSISFSPNGQTLASASSDGTVKLWSLSGKLLKTLRGHTDSVLGISFSPDGQTIASASSDRTIILWNLDLDALLVLNCAWMRDYLQTNSLSICQ
- a CDS encoding type II toxin-antitoxin system ParD family antitoxin, which produces MQIVLPPEVEALVQRQLISGKYNSAIEVILAGVKLLEQQQDIYQGRLQELQQDALEEAYRQASQEIDPTWDVTIADGLTNETW
- a CDS encoding type II toxin-antitoxin system PemK/MazF family toxin, whose protein sequence is MKRGEIYYANLSPAVGSEMDKRRPVLIVSNDINNRAATTVTILPITSNISRVYAFEILLNPDDSGLAKPSKVQAQQVRTISKQRIEGEPVGTLSEEVMQLVDAALKLHLGLN
- a CDS encoding DUF1822 family protein; this translates as MNSIAPASLTVPLSDTAHQLARQFAQEQATPEKGVRVYLNTLAVWAVHRYLKWLRYEPNLSSSDSWHPGMRAMFDVADLVLPNLGKLECRPVLPGETSVTLPPEAMQDRVGYVAVQFGSRSTPGEPVYLQEAQLIGFTPAIATIDPPEELQLNDLQSLDALIEYLDQLESALSAAPNKTRSQLNNWLQNLFESGWQTVEEVLTPQTPLFALRRLTVRRAKQIELQTNTVVLIVTIQPENRQRLSIHLQVCSVNPQMTLPPQLKLMVLTESGEVFREITASGTDTFMQYEFSGQVGEQFSVKVALGDTSITEAFVI
- a CDS encoding actin-binding WH2 domain-containing protein, which gives rise to MNHFAILMHFLRDRQKFLEEISKGIRLENKIVSLLISSSAFFALYGAIIGSFSGGLQMVASAIKLPALYLITLAICLPTLYFFDVITGSKRSFGQYLALLLASMSIIGVMLFSFAPIILFFRLSINDYRFFQLLNVLVFTITGLIGINGFYRGMIFINEQDSDNPKKRTGMIRGWLVLYGFVGSQLGWTLRPFFGTPDKPFELFRNIESNFYFHIWHVISSALGFR